One Candidatus Wallbacteria bacterium genomic window carries:
- a CDS encoding GTP-binding protein: MAKEKFERNKPHVNVGTIGHIDHGKTTLTAAITMVLAHKGLA, translated from the coding sequence ATGGCAAAGGAAAAATTTGAACGGAACAAACCGCATGTCAACGTGGGAACGATCGGCCACATTGATCACGGAAAAACGACATTGACAGCAGCGATCACGATGGTTTTAGCTCATAAAGGACTGGCG
- the fusA gene encoding elongation factor G produces MGRDCPIEKVRNIGIMAHIDAGKTTTTERFLYYTGKIYRMGEVDEGTATMDWMIQEQERGITITSAVTTCIWNSFKINIIDTPGHVDFTAEVERSLRVLDGAIAIFCGVAGVQPQSETVWRQANKYKVPRIAFINKLDRTGADFLRAVDTMRTRLCTDPLIMQYPYFEDEQFVGVIDLLKRKLLQFSEDDGHAVSETPVPEHLSETVEKYRDRIVEVVAGEVESLTEAYLEGREIAVEDLKLGIRKLTLSHKIVPVFGGASFRNKGVQPLLDAVIDYLPSPQDIGTVDGINPKNEEKTSRRLADDEDFSGYVFKVVSDPYMGKLLFTRIYSGKIENGSMIYDCNSRKKERIAKILQMHANHREELKIVHSGEIVGLIGPKFCKTGHTICTEGRKIAYEAIAFPEPVISVAIEAKNQKEQQRLEEALQKFCDEDPTFKKYVDAESGQTLISGMGELHLEIIVDRLFREFKIQGNVGKPQVSYKETIVSRQKGEAQIEKELGNKKLFAGVTVELWPSKRGVGFIFHSNLTSGNLSEEFLSAIEEGCRDALMVGNLAGFPVIDTTVKLLGVNYSESDSNEIAFKMAATQAVNNAMLSGDFILLEPIMKLEIITPEEYLGDVINDLNSRRGKIDKLEKSENSSVIDGVAPLSELFGYTTELRSRAQGRATNTMQFGHYDEVPPNFAKNIIARYKGELSYFEATSSGG; encoded by the coding sequence ATGGGACGCGACTGCCCAATAGAGAAAGTCAGGAACATCGGGATCATGGCCCACATCGATGCGGGAAAGACCACGACCACCGAACGCTTTCTTTATTACACCGGAAAGATCTACCGGATGGGCGAAGTGGACGAGGGAACCGCCACCATGGACTGGATGATTCAGGAGCAGGAACGGGGAATCACGATCACCTCAGCTGTCACCACCTGTATCTGGAATTCCTTTAAAATTAACATCATTGACACACCCGGACATGTTGATTTCACCGCTGAAGTCGAAAGATCACTCAGGGTGCTGGATGGAGCCATCGCGATCTTCTGCGGTGTGGCAGGAGTCCAGCCGCAGTCGGAAACCGTCTGGCGCCAGGCCAACAAGTACAAAGTACCCAGGATCGCCTTTATCAACAAACTTGACCGCACTGGAGCCGATTTTCTGAGAGCTGTAGATACGATGAGAACCCGGCTGTGCACTGATCCTCTAATTATGCAGTACCCTTATTTCGAAGATGAGCAGTTCGTGGGCGTCATCGACCTGCTGAAGCGAAAGCTGCTCCAGTTTTCTGAAGATGATGGGCATGCTGTGAGCGAGACTCCAGTGCCTGAGCACCTCTCTGAAACAGTGGAAAAATATCGTGACCGGATCGTGGAAGTCGTAGCCGGTGAAGTCGAAAGCCTGACCGAAGCCTATCTTGAAGGCAGAGAAATTGCAGTTGAGGATCTCAAACTTGGGATCAGGAAACTTACCCTGTCTCATAAAATCGTCCCAGTCTTCGGGGGGGCATCATTCAGGAACAAGGGTGTGCAACCGCTCCTCGATGCTGTAATCGATTATCTCCCATCTCCACAGGACATCGGCACAGTCGATGGAATCAACCCCAAGAACGAGGAGAAAACCTCCAGGCGTCTCGCTGACGATGAAGATTTCAGCGGGTATGTTTTCAAGGTGGTATCCGATCCTTACATGGGTAAACTTCTTTTTACCAGGATCTATTCAGGAAAAATTGAAAACGGTTCCATGATTTACGACTGCAACAGCCGGAAAAAAGAGCGCATTGCCAAGATCCTTCAAATGCATGCCAATCACAGGGAAGAACTTAAAATAGTCCACTCAGGTGAAATTGTAGGGCTGATCGGACCCAAGTTCTGTAAGACAGGGCATACGATCTGCACTGAGGGCAGGAAGATCGCATACGAGGCCATCGCCTTTCCGGAACCAGTGATTTCTGTCGCTATTGAAGCCAAAAATCAGAAGGAGCAGCAGAGACTTGAAGAGGCTCTCCAGAAATTCTGTGATGAGGATCCGACTTTCAAAAAATACGTCGATGCCGAGAGCGGACAAACATTGATCAGCGGAATGGGTGAACTGCATCTGGAAATTATTGTGGACAGGCTGTTCCGGGAATTTAAAATTCAAGGGAATGTGGGAAAACCCCAGGTTTCATATAAAGAGACCATTGTCAGCAGACAAAAGGGTGAGGCTCAGATTGAGAAGGAACTCGGCAACAAGAAACTTTTCGCTGGAGTGACTGTGGAGCTTTGGCCCAGCAAGCGTGGCGTTGGTTTTATCTTCCATTCCAATCTTACATCAGGCAACCTTTCTGAAGAATTTCTGAGTGCAATCGAAGAAGGCTGCAGGGATGCTTTAATGGTAGGCAATCTGGCCGGATTTCCTGTCATTGACACTACCGTGAAATTGCTGGGTGTTAATTACAGCGAGTCCGACTCCAATGAGATTGCCTTTAAGATGGCAGCTACACAGGCTGTTAACAATGCCATGCTTTCGGGAGATTTTATCTTGCTGGAACCAATCATGAAACTTGAAATCATTACCCCGGAAGAGTACCTCGGCGATGTGATCAATGATCTTAATTCACGCAGAGGAAAGATAGACAAGCTGGAAAAGAGTGAGAACTCCAGTGTGATTGATGGTGTAGCGCCCCTCTCTGAATTATTCGGATATACTACGGAATTGCGTTCCAGGGCGCAGGGGAGAGCTACCAACACCATGCAGTTTGGTCATTATGATGAGGTGCCCCCGAATTTTGCGAAAAACATAATAGCCCGCTATAAAGGCGAGCTCAGTTATTTTGAAGCAACCAGCTCAGGAGGTTAA
- the rpsG gene encoding 30S ribosomal protein S7, with protein MPRRKLHLKREMPGDRLYKSPIVGKFINCLMWEGKKTIAEKIMYGAIDYTCEKTKETEDKLKVFNIAMNNVMPMIEVKSRRVGGANYQVPIEVPEYRRIRLAVRWIINASRAKKGKCMLEKLGQELLDASKGEGTAFKKKEDTHKMAEANKAFAHFRF; from the coding sequence ATGCCACGCAGAAAGTTACATTTAAAAAGAGAAATGCCTGGTGACAGGCTTTACAAGAGCCCGATCGTCGGAAAATTCATCAACTGCCTGATGTGGGAAGGCAAGAAGACAATCGCAGAGAAGATCATGTATGGCGCAATCGACTATACCTGTGAGAAAACCAAGGAAACGGAAGACAAGTTGAAGGTTTTCAACATCGCTATGAACAATGTCATGCCCATGATCGAAGTCAAATCCAGGCGCGTCGGCGGAGCCAACTACCAGGTTCCGATCGAAGTACCTGAATACCGCAGGATCAGACTGGCAGTCCGCTGGATTATCAATGCCTCGCGCGCCAAAAAGGGCAAGTGCATGCTGGAGAAACTGGGGCAGGAATTGCTTGACGCCAGCAAGGGTGAAGGAACTGCCTTCAAGAAGAAGGAAGATACGCATAAAATGGCAGAAGCCAACAAGGCGTTTGCGCACTTCCGCTTTTAA
- the rpsL gene encoding 30S ribosomal protein S12: protein MPTINQLVRKGREVLAHKSKSPALSGSPQRRGVCVKVTTMTPKKPNSALRKIARVRLTNGIEVTCYIPGVGHNLQENSIVMIRGGRVKDLPGVRYHIIRGSLDCAGVTDRMQSRSKYGAKRPKKQPVKAA from the coding sequence GTGCCGACCATTAACCAGTTAGTCAGAAAAGGAAGAGAAGTCCTTGCCCACAAGTCGAAATCACCGGCTTTGTCGGGCAGTCCGCAGAGAAGAGGCGTCTGCGTCAAGGTCACTACCATGACCCCCAAGAAGCCTAATTCTGCTCTCAGAAAGATCGCCAGGGTCAGATTGACCAACGGGATTGAAGTGACGTGCTACATACCCGGTGTGGGACACAATCTCCAGGAAAACTCTATCGTCATGATCAGAGGCGGAAGGGTCAAGGACCTTCCAGGAGTAAGGTATCACATTATTCGTGGCTCTCTTGACTGCGCCGGAGTTACCGACAGGATGCAGAGTCGCTCCAAGTACGGAGCGAAGAGGCCTAAGAAGCAACCGGTGAAAGCGGCATAA